A stretch of the Lytechinus variegatus isolate NC3 chromosome 5, Lvar_3.0, whole genome shotgun sequence genome encodes the following:
- the LOC121415238 gene encoding 28S ribosomal protein S36, mitochondrial-like encodes MSANRVIQAIRPHIPLIKFRAGGGGLRKVIPPAAVTSTPHPSSSSSLRPPSNRRSDAPEFFQLDPKYHRNAITQEEIDFINRGGPD; translated from the exons GCTATTCGGCCTCACATTCCACTCATCAAGTTTCGGGCAGGTGGTGGTGGTCTTAGGAAAG TAATTCCACCTGCCGCTGTGACGTCAACTCCTCACCCGAGCTCCAGCTCCAGCCTAAGACCGCCTAGTAATAGGAGAAGTGATGCTCCAGAATTCTTCCAGCTCGATCCCAAGTACCACAGAAACGCCATTACACAAGAGGAGATTGACTTCATCAAT AGAGGTGGACCTGACTGA